One genomic window of Pseudomonadales bacterium includes the following:
- a CDS encoding homocitrate synthase, with protein MYDIERLKLQQNFKDKSHWVCPANFYKDVNNGLAGREIQIHDVTLRDGEQTFGVAYSVAERVRIAEALDDIGVARIEAGMPIISAENRAGIKEVIASNLNAEITALVRAHKMDIDLSEECGLKTVIVEHCLNPYVNQEGYGLDTPGIVARCAESINYAQEKGIKAIFMGWDMTRIDDMDYLENFYKSLASQCDPAAIVLVDTFGAALPRAAGFLVQKVKEWVPGITIEYHNHNEFGLANAGVLEAVSSGADVVHSAVNGLGERTGNAATEEIAAMLELMAGVKTGIDLSRLMEVSILVENASRRPVPANKPVVGRGLFNVETGVAVDLITKMESKGFDMSVSPMVPSIVGQPKTELVLGKNSGKATIEYHLHRHNLTATPDQTEEILGQVKSEGRLQRTLLSDPQFLAICNKVL; from the coding sequence ATGTACGATATTGAAAGATTAAAGCTGCAACAGAATTTTAAAGACAAGTCTCACTGGGTTTGCCCCGCCAACTTCTATAAAGATGTTAACAATGGTTTAGCGGGCAGGGAAATTCAGATTCATGATGTAACTTTGCGCGATGGCGAACAAACCTTTGGAGTCGCCTATAGCGTTGCCGAGCGCGTACGTATCGCCGAAGCTCTGGATGATATTGGTGTGGCGCGTATTGAAGCGGGGATGCCAATCATTTCAGCAGAAAACCGGGCCGGAATTAAAGAGGTGATTGCCTCAAACCTGAATGCTGAAATCACTGCCCTGGTTAGAGCGCACAAAATGGATATTGACCTCTCCGAAGAGTGCGGCCTGAAGACCGTTATTGTTGAGCATTGCCTCAACCCTTACGTTAATCAGGAGGGTTATGGCCTGGATACCCCCGGAATCGTCGCCCGGTGCGCTGAAAGCATTAACTACGCTCAGGAAAAAGGCATAAAAGCCATTTTCATGGGGTGGGATATGACGCGTATCGATGATATGGATTATCTTGAAAACTTTTATAAATCACTCGCGTCACAGTGCGATCCTGCAGCCATTGTGCTGGTAGACACATTCGGCGCAGCATTGCCCAGAGCGGCTGGTTTTCTGGTTCAAAAAGTGAAGGAGTGGGTTCCTGGGATTACCATTGAATACCATAATCACAACGAATTCGGACTGGCAAACGCCGGTGTTCTGGAGGCCGTATCATCAGGCGCAGATGTCGTTCATTCCGCCGTCAATGGGTTGGGAGAAAGGACAGGTAACGCAGCAACTGAAGAAATTGCCGCCATGCTGGAACTCATGGCCGGCGTTAAAACCGGTATTGATCTTAGCCGACTGATGGAAGTATCCATACTGGTTGAAAATGCCTCACGCCGCCCGGTACCGGCCAATAAACCCGTTGTTGGCAGAGGCCTGTTTAACGTCGAAACCGGTGTCGCTGTTGACCTGATAACAAAAATGGAAAGCAAAGGCTTTGATATGTCAGTGTCGCCGATGGTGCCGTCCATTGTTGGACAGCCAAAAACCGAACTTGTGCTCGGCAAAAACAGCGGTAAGGCAACCATTGAATATCATCTGCACCGACATAACCTGACCGCCACACCTGACCAGACTGAAGAAATTCTGGGACAAGTCAAATCAGAAGGTCGCCTGCAAAGAACACTGCTGTCTGACCCGCAGTTCCTGGCGATATGTAATAAGGTGCTCTAA
- a CDS encoding VOC family protein, whose translation MTKPVQLAHVVMRTSNYKPMISWYQTVLDATLTFGNEVVSFITYDEEHHRFAFIHIPGLKKPEAGTQGFDHCAFTYASMADLLENYKRLKAEGIEPFWCINHGPTTSMYYRDPDGNQVELQVENFDTVQESTAFFYTEEFKENPIGVDVDPEDLCRRLEAGEAELELKKRPHIGPRGMGDDVPLQ comes from the coding sequence ATGACTAAACCAGTTCAGCTTGCGCATGTGGTCATGCGTACATCCAATTACAAACCCATGATTTCCTGGTACCAGACAGTACTGGATGCAACACTCACTTTTGGTAATGAGGTGGTGTCCTTTATTACCTATGACGAAGAGCACCACCGTTTTGCGTTTATTCATATTCCTGGTTTGAAAAAGCCTGAGGCAGGTACTCAGGGTTTCGATCACTGCGCTTTTACATACGCATCCATGGCCGATTTACTTGAGAATTACAAACGGCTGAAAGCTGAGGGGATTGAGCCGTTCTGGTGTATTAACCACGGTCCAACCACGTCTATGTACTACCGGGATCCGGATGGCAATCAGGTGGAATTGCAGGTTGAGAACTTCGATACGGTTCAAGAATCCACAGCGTTCTTTTACACCGAAGAATTCAAGGAAAACCCTATTGGTGTTGATGTGGATCCTGAAGATTTATGCAGGCGCCTGGAGGCGGGTGAAGCAGAGCTGGAGCTTAAGAAAAGACCCCATATTGGCCCTCGAGGTATGGGTGATGACGTGCCTTTGCAGTAA
- a CDS encoding nuclear transport factor 2 family protein — protein MEALQSLEIINLSSRFFSLIDHGRAAEVADFFTLDGMLTFGEPSPNAGEHRGREAIGIFFAARQANAVVATRHVVSNFLISATGPDTAKAGFLMTVFRGRQSEITPEAMFVADVTDTYERFPQGWLIATRLIQPVFVTAY, from the coding sequence ATGGAAGCGCTGCAAAGCCTGGAAATTATCAATCTTTCCTCCCGTTTCTTCAGTCTTATCGACCATGGCCGGGCTGCTGAAGTGGCGGATTTTTTTACATTGGACGGCATGTTGACCTTTGGCGAGCCTTCTCCTAATGCCGGTGAGCATAGAGGTCGTGAGGCGATCGGAATCTTTTTTGCGGCGCGACAAGCCAATGCTGTAGTGGCTACTCGCCATGTCGTTAGTAATTTTCTGATTTCGGCAACCGGGCCAGACACTGCTAAAGCAGGTTTTTTGATGACGGTCTTCCGTGGCAGGCAGTCAGAAATAACGCCAGAGGCTATGTTTGTGGCGGATGTCACTGATACTTATGAGCGATTTCCGCAAGGATGGTTGATAGCGACACGGCTAATACAGCCGGTTTTTGTAACGGCTTATTGA
- a CDS encoding FAD-dependent monooxygenase, which translates to MKEISIPVLIVGGAGSGLSSAIFLSRLGIKSYLVEKYPTTSPAPKAHYLNARTMEIFREIGLSETIYERSTPAENMASVGWYTSLGGNGPLDGKTIHVMDAFGGGSLKGKYEKHSPCWPANYAQLHLEPVMYEFACQQELIDLNFGHELVDFEQSPEGVTAEILVRETGEHYRVKAEYMLGCDGGRFVGEKLGIKMEGIERLFDMISVHFKADFSQYLDDDSPMIRWFINPENGGSWGSGVMVAMGPSNYDRHSEEWLMHFSFDPDTVDFIELDELVEKIKELLRIPADSAIEVMHTNKWKVQGVLAERFRDGRVFLVGDSAHRHPPTTGLGLNSAIQDTHNLTWKLASVLKGEADESLLDSYEAERRAVTGRNVSWALFTFQNHLVIDAGLGMIPGAPIEVNRQAMLNLFADTDDGASRRARLEEVIKTQRAEFQAQDREIGFSYECGAVISDGTPLPEKSPMGDDYIPTTRPGHRLPHAWVQLNGKRISTLDLVEGKTFALITGPENAEWKASAAKASVPVKVVSIGAAGADYLDLNGEWQEVSGISDAGAVLVRPDNHVGWRSVEAVSNPNIADIVDQILGKK; encoded by the coding sequence ATGAAAGAAATTTCAATACCCGTATTAATTGTGGGGGGCGCTGGCAGCGGCCTCTCGTCTGCGATTTTTTTGTCACGGCTCGGTATTAAGTCATATCTGGTAGAAAAATACCCGACAACCTCTCCTGCGCCTAAAGCGCACTACCTGAACGCTCGCACTATGGAAATTTTTCGCGAGATAGGCCTCAGTGAAACGATTTATGAGCGCAGTACCCCTGCAGAAAATATGGCGTCGGTAGGTTGGTATACTTCGTTGGGTGGCAACGGCCCGCTGGATGGTAAAACCATTCATGTTATGGATGCTTTTGGCGGCGGCAGTCTCAAAGGGAAGTATGAAAAGCACAGTCCCTGCTGGCCTGCAAATTATGCGCAGTTACACCTTGAGCCAGTGATGTATGAGTTTGCCTGTCAGCAGGAGTTAATAGATCTCAATTTTGGCCATGAACTGGTCGACTTTGAACAGAGCCCAGAAGGCGTAACGGCAGAGATCCTTGTTCGGGAAACGGGTGAGCATTACCGGGTTAAAGCGGAGTACATGCTCGGTTGTGATGGCGGACGCTTTGTCGGTGAAAAGCTGGGAATCAAAATGGAAGGTATCGAACGGCTGTTCGATATGATTTCTGTGCATTTCAAAGCCGATTTCTCGCAGTATCTGGACGACGATTCACCCATGATTCGCTGGTTTATCAACCCCGAGAATGGCGGTTCCTGGGGTAGTGGTGTCATGGTGGCTATGGGGCCGAGCAACTATGATCGTCATTCTGAGGAGTGGTTAATGCATTTCTCGTTTGACCCAGATACGGTAGATTTTATCGAGCTGGACGAGCTTGTGGAGAAAATTAAGGAGTTGCTCAGAATCCCCGCCGATTCCGCCATTGAGGTGATGCACACCAACAAGTGGAAAGTGCAGGGAGTTTTGGCGGAACGCTTCAGGGATGGACGGGTATTTCTGGTGGGAGACTCGGCTCACAGGCATCCCCCCACCACCGGTCTCGGTCTCAACTCGGCAATTCAGGATACCCATAATCTGACCTGGAAGCTGGCGAGTGTACTTAAAGGAGAAGCTGATGAAAGTCTGCTCGACTCCTATGAGGCTGAGCGTCGCGCAGTTACCGGACGCAATGTCAGCTGGGCACTGTTTACTTTCCAGAATCATCTGGTGATAGATGCCGGTCTTGGCATGATTCCAGGGGCACCGATCGAGGTTAATCGTCAGGCAATGCTGAACCTGTTTGCCGACACGGATGACGGTGCCAGTCGTAGAGCCCGTCTTGAGGAAGTCATTAAAACACAACGTGCGGAGTTCCAGGCTCAGGATAGAGAGATTGGTTTTAGCTACGAATGCGGTGCAGTGATAAGTGACGGCACCCCGCTACCGGAAAAAAGCCCGATGGGAGACGACTATATCCCCACTACAAGGCCCGGGCATCGACTTCCTCATGCCTGGGTGCAATTGAATGGCAAGCGGATTTCCACCCTGGATCTGGTAGAAGGTAAAACGTTCGCACTGATTACCGGGCCAGAGAATGCTGAATGGAAAGCGTCTGCTGCGAAGGCGAGTGTGCCGGTTAAGGTTGTCTCTATAGGGGCTGCCGGTGCGGATTATCTCGACCTCAACGGGGAATGGCAGGAGGTGTCGGGTATCAGTGATGCTGGTGCCGTGCTGGTTCGTCCGGACAATCATGTAGGTTGGCGTTCTGTTGAGGCTGTCAGCAATCCCAATATTGCTGATATCGTGGATCAGATTCTGGGTAAAAAATAA
- a CDS encoding SDR family oxidoreductase, protein MNFKDKTYIVTGGASGVGEAGVTLLAQAGANVVIADLNEEKAENLCASLAAGPGSVTFTKTDVANEDSVINMVNTTVETYGSLDGAFNNAGYPQSSKVAADLSLEEWNKCVGINLTGVFLCIKHELRAMLKSGGGSIVNTASAAGVVAFPQSTEYAAAKHGVCGLTKAVAIDYSSQNIRVNAILPGAIATPMLLEKVAEVPELKTYLESVHPIGRFGQPEEIAQMAIWLLSDLASFVTGSCLSVDGGYVAG, encoded by the coding sequence ATGAATTTTAAAGATAAAACATACATAGTAACCGGTGGCGCAAGCGGAGTGGGAGAGGCGGGTGTTACGCTTTTGGCACAGGCCGGGGCCAACGTCGTCATCGCCGACTTAAATGAAGAAAAAGCTGAGAATCTGTGTGCTTCTCTGGCGGCCGGACCGGGCAGTGTTACCTTTACTAAAACAGATGTCGCCAACGAAGACAGCGTTATTAACATGGTGAATACGACGGTTGAAACCTATGGTAGCCTTGATGGTGCGTTCAATAATGCGGGCTACCCACAGTCGAGCAAGGTCGCCGCGGACCTGTCGTTGGAAGAGTGGAATAAATGTGTGGGGATCAATCTGACCGGGGTATTTCTCTGCATTAAGCATGAGTTGCGGGCAATGCTTAAGTCTGGTGGTGGCTCGATAGTGAACACGGCTTCTGCTGCTGGTGTTGTGGCCTTTCCACAATCAACGGAATATGCAGCAGCAAAGCACGGCGTGTGCGGACTGACAAAAGCGGTTGCTATTGATTACTCAAGCCAGAATATCCGCGTCAATGCCATATTACCTGGTGCTATTGCGACCCCAATGTTGCTGGAAAAAGTTGCGGAAGTTCCTGAGTTGAAAACGTATCTGGAGTCGGTTCATCCCATTGGTCGATTTGGGCAGCCAGAAGAAATTGCTCAAATGGCTATCTGGTTGTTGTCTGATTTGGCTTCCTTTGTAACGGGGTCTTGTTTGTCTGTTGATGGCGGCTATGTCGCCGGTTAA
- a CDS encoding NAD(P)-dependent alcohol dehydrogenase — MKACFVKAPCSLESFQYIDLPDPTPASNQVLVRWHASSLNYHDYIVVSGIKPTKGEGIVPMSDGAGEVVAVGSNVKKWAVGDKVMSLFFPDWIDGAGTPETIAKIPGDSCDGYGAELCAVDEHSLTLMPEGYSYTEAATLPCAALTAWRSLFADCDLQFGDKVLIEGSGGFSIFALQFAKAAGATVFATSSSNEKLERMKALGADVLINYKETPEWGQKVYELSGGGVDHALDVGGSTLNQSITACRIGGNVSSVGILEGFGAEVNLSLMIHRQIQIKTVMVGNRRMQEDMVKAINASGIKPVIDSTYKLSELADAFRHQIAGKHFGKIVVEY; from the coding sequence ATGAAAGCCTGTTTTGTGAAAGCACCCTGCAGCCTTGAGAGTTTTCAATACATCGATTTGCCTGATCCAACACCCGCGTCCAATCAGGTGCTGGTTCGCTGGCATGCCAGTTCACTGAACTACCATGATTACATTGTGGTATCTGGAATTAAACCCACCAAAGGCGAAGGCATTGTCCCAATGTCTGATGGTGCTGGTGAGGTTGTTGCGGTGGGTTCGAATGTTAAAAAGTGGGCCGTAGGTGACAAAGTGATGTCTTTGTTCTTCCCCGATTGGATAGATGGAGCTGGTACCCCTGAAACTATTGCCAAAATCCCTGGTGACAGCTGTGATGGTTATGGTGCCGAACTTTGTGCTGTGGATGAACATTCTCTGACGTTGATGCCGGAAGGTTACAGTTATACAGAAGCGGCAACATTACCTTGCGCCGCGTTAACTGCCTGGCGTAGTCTTTTTGCCGATTGTGATCTGCAATTTGGTGACAAAGTATTAATTGAAGGTAGTGGTGGTTTCTCCATTTTTGCGCTTCAGTTTGCGAAAGCGGCGGGCGCTACTGTGTTTGCGACATCCTCCTCCAATGAAAAGCTCGAGCGCATGAAAGCTTTAGGTGCCGATGTACTGATTAATTACAAAGAAACACCAGAGTGGGGCCAAAAGGTCTATGAGCTTTCTGGTGGGGGCGTTGATCATGCGTTGGACGTAGGAGGTAGTACGCTGAACCAATCTATTACGGCTTGCCGTATTGGTGGCAATGTTTCGTCTGTTGGTATTCTCGAAGGTTTCGGCGCAGAAGTGAACCTGAGCTTGATGATCCACAGACAGATTCAGATCAAAACCGTGATGGTGGGTAACCGCAGAATGCAAGAAGACATGGTGAAAGCTATTAATGCCAGTGGTATCAAACCGGTCATTGATTCTACTTATAAGCTCAGCGAGCTTGCCGATGCTTTCCGTCACCAGATTGCTGGTAAGCATTTTGGCAAGATTGTGGTCGAGTATTGA
- a CDS encoding aromatic ring-hydroxylating dioxygenase subunit alpha — MDDKVRQSAKREFPSLTVPNGLGTAPVSVEPYISEEWYQLERERVFGRAWLCMGRVEQLPESDTFFVKDVEVCDAFVLVTRDKQDRIRAFHNVCSHRANMLVLERHGKGSRFVCNYHRWTYRNNGDCMGVPDRESFFDLDLDKCGLTPIACEVWEGWIFINLQTKPEVSLEEFLGEFGRSFKGLPAPSADNASVISATQNANWKITADAFAESYHVPCLHTNTLGTTFSNKSNPFSKPLHARNLGSHRAMTTFGNPDYQIPDSAAVEKLAYAGIDSGNVLGAADKSDVETIMNHPSVNPSKATDWATEIGWLFPNYIIFYSPGGFFTMEFWPASRKTTRWEARLFAPKARNVKQRLQQEHHTCRFAEIFLEDVGNLDRQQLAMESRAKSHMILQDAEFMLRHNHEAIKRWVEADSVRDALNE; from the coding sequence ATGGATGACAAAGTAAGGCAGAGCGCCAAGCGAGAGTTTCCTTCATTAACGGTACCCAACGGTTTGGGTACCGCGCCAGTCTCTGTAGAACCCTATATTTCTGAAGAGTGGTATCAGCTTGAGCGTGAACGAGTATTTGGACGTGCCTGGTTGTGCATGGGCAGAGTTGAACAGTTGCCAGAGTCAGACACCTTTTTTGTTAAAGATGTGGAAGTCTGCGACGCCTTTGTGTTGGTAACCCGCGATAAGCAGGACAGGATTCGGGCATTCCACAATGTCTGCTCTCATCGCGCCAACATGTTGGTACTTGAACGACATGGAAAGGGCAGCCGGTTTGTCTGTAATTATCATCGCTGGACATACCGCAACAATGGCGACTGCATGGGGGTGCCTGACAGAGAGAGCTTTTTCGATCTCGATTTGGATAAGTGTGGCCTTACTCCCATCGCCTGCGAAGTGTGGGAAGGCTGGATATTCATTAATTTGCAAACAAAGCCGGAAGTGTCGCTCGAAGAATTTTTGGGAGAATTTGGTCGTTCGTTTAAGGGGCTTCCAGCGCCTTCGGCGGATAATGCGAGTGTTATCTCTGCAACGCAGAATGCTAACTGGAAAATCACCGCGGATGCTTTTGCCGAGTCTTATCACGTACCTTGTTTGCATACGAATACCCTTGGCACAACATTTTCGAATAAAAGTAACCCTTTTTCTAAACCCTTACATGCGAGAAATTTAGGCTCGCATAGGGCGATGACCACGTTTGGCAACCCCGATTATCAGATACCTGACAGCGCGGCTGTTGAGAAACTGGCTTACGCGGGAATTGATTCTGGAAATGTGCTTGGTGCGGCTGACAAGAGCGATGTCGAAACGATAATGAACCATCCATCGGTTAATCCAAGCAAGGCAACTGACTGGGCCACGGAGATAGGTTGGCTGTTTCCAAATTACATTATCTTTTACTCCCCTGGTGGTTTTTTCACGATGGAGTTTTGGCCCGCCTCACGTAAAACCACGCGTTGGGAAGCGCGATTGTTTGCGCCAAAGGCAAGAAATGTTAAACAACGCCTTCAGCAAGAGCACCACACTTGCCGGTTTGCTGAAATATTTCTTGAGGATGTGGGCAATCTTGATCGCCAACAGCTGGCAATGGAGTCGCGGGCAAAGAGCCATATGATTTTGCAAGATGCCGAGTTTATGCTGCGCCATAATCACGAAGCGATAAAGCGCTGGGTTGAGGCTGACAGCGTACGCGACGCGTTGAATGAATGA
- a CDS encoding FAD-dependent oxidoreductase has product MSADLIVVGSGAGGLTAATVAALHGLDVVLLEATEYFGGTTACSGGGVWVPANRYQKSLGIDDDFVMAERYVKAILGDEYNAEKLSAYIHKATEMLDYMEDNTELKLTATNFPDYEPSEPGHNIGRCLLTAEYSGTLLGPLFDKLRPPIPEMGLFGSMQLNPADAVAMQQWRQSFAAFKTTVSRFFSFVMDKLKYGRGTFLANGNALAARLLKSAEDAGVTLRHNARVRDLLVDNNRVVGVVVEINGVREEIRADKAVILASGGFGANPEMRARYIPQTAAGYNVQPEGSRGDGIIMAQKAGGVFKADNVANAIWVPASKCQRSDGSTAIFPSLFFDRHSPGSMMVDAATGKRFLNEGFHYQSFGENCARLGVEKVWLLADSRFIKKYGMGMVKPWPFPKKSWIKKGYLIKADSIKALADSIGVEAVVLEDTFAHFNQDAQQGKDSEFGRGEDAYSAYMGDAAHQPNPGLAPLDKPPFYALEIRPSDLCTLAGVETNALAQVVSEDGSVIEGLYAVGIDANTVMRYYPGGGTSLGPAMTFAYIAAKHIAETR; this is encoded by the coding sequence ATGAGTGCCGACCTAATTGTAGTGGGCTCTGGTGCCGGAGGGTTGACTGCTGCGACAGTCGCAGCCCTTCATGGCTTGGATGTCGTGCTGCTGGAGGCAACCGAATATTTTGGCGGCACGACAGCTTGTTCCGGTGGGGGTGTCTGGGTGCCCGCCAATCGATACCAGAAAAGTCTGGGTATTGATGATGATTTTGTGATGGCTGAACGCTATGTAAAGGCCATTCTTGGTGATGAATATAACGCAGAAAAGTTATCAGCTTATATTCATAAAGCCACAGAAATGCTCGATTACATGGAAGACAACACAGAGCTTAAACTGACCGCTACCAACTTTCCCGATTATGAGCCGTCTGAGCCGGGTCACAACATCGGGCGTTGCCTGTTAACAGCAGAATACAGTGGCACGTTGCTTGGGCCATTATTTGACAAGCTGCGTCCGCCGATCCCTGAGATGGGGTTATTTGGCAGTATGCAGCTGAACCCTGCGGATGCAGTGGCAATGCAGCAATGGCGTCAATCATTTGCTGCGTTTAAAACGACGGTTTCGAGATTTTTCAGCTTTGTTATGGATAAATTGAAATATGGTCGCGGTACCTTTTTGGCCAACGGTAATGCGCTTGCTGCCCGTCTTCTGAAATCTGCAGAGGATGCGGGGGTCACACTTCGTCACAACGCGCGAGTGCGCGACTTGCTTGTGGACAATAACAGGGTGGTGGGGGTTGTCGTAGAGATCAATGGCGTGAGAGAAGAAATCCGTGCGGACAAAGCGGTTATTCTTGCCAGCGGTGGCTTTGGCGCCAACCCGGAAATGCGGGCAAGGTACATTCCACAAACAGCGGCTGGCTACAATGTGCAACCGGAAGGCAGTCGCGGCGACGGTATTATCATGGCGCAAAAGGCCGGTGGGGTGTTTAAAGCGGACAATGTAGCGAATGCTATCTGGGTGCCAGCCTCGAAATGCCAACGGAGTGATGGCAGCACAGCCATTTTCCCTTCGTTATTTTTTGACCGTCATTCCCCAGGCAGCATGATGGTGGATGCCGCTACGGGTAAACGTTTCCTGAACGAGGGGTTTCACTACCAATCTTTTGGTGAGAATTGCGCGCGCCTGGGTGTTGAAAAAGTCTGGTTGCTGGCAGATTCCCGTTTTATCAAAAAGTATGGCATGGGAATGGTAAAACCCTGGCCCTTTCCGAAGAAATCCTGGATTAAAAAAGGCTACCTGATCAAGGCTGACTCCATTAAGGCTCTGGCCGATTCCATCGGTGTGGAAGCTGTGGTGCTTGAAGATACGTTTGCGCACTTTAATCAAGATGCACAGCAGGGAAAAGATTCTGAATTTGGTCGTGGGGAAGATGCTTACTCGGCTTATATGGGGGATGCCGCCCACCAGCCAAACCCCGGATTGGCACCGCTCGATAAACCGCCATTCTATGCCCTTGAAATACGCCCCAGTGATCTGTGTACACTGGCTGGAGTGGAAACAAATGCACTTGCTCAGGTGGTTAGCGAAGACGGCTCGGTAATTGAAGGATTGTATGCGGTGGGGATAGACGCCAATACTGTGATGCGCTATTATCCCGGTGGTGGTACCAGCCTTGGGCCCGCCATGACGTTTGCTTATATCGCGGCAAAGCATATTGCTGAAACCCGCTAA
- a CDS encoding AraC family transcriptional regulator ligand-binding domain-containing protein, giving the protein MYLIRSGAFEGLGRLIQSLGANPVTLAKEVGLTPAQFRNPNGYISYNKVAELLEKAAVACNTPFLGLMLAPRQDMGVFRDLVASICQEPTVGDAIRKMDHYLYLHASGIHVTQESRGENIRIHIKFDFNTPFGTDQLLQFSVGRLIHLIETLMNGDPYRFGIFLQQSIPAGTIIPDKPPFSQIQFSGPFDGMQISAKALAQKPNVDKNALQVHFNEYLQYLKERYPNNLQNQTKEIIGRLLPSGDCSIEKVAVNLDLHPRNLQRKLQKENTSYGALLKETRQTIAEQYLHYGQIPITDLALNLGYAEVSVFSRHFKAWTGYSPREWRHKQSPPNNEQ; this is encoded by the coding sequence ATGTATTTAATTCGCAGCGGCGCTTTCGAGGGCCTAGGGAGGTTAATTCAATCTCTCGGCGCCAACCCTGTCACCCTTGCCAAAGAAGTTGGATTAACTCCGGCACAGTTCCGAAATCCCAATGGCTATATTTCCTACAATAAAGTGGCCGAGCTGCTGGAAAAAGCGGCGGTTGCCTGCAATACACCATTTTTAGGGTTAATGCTTGCCCCCAGGCAAGATATGGGTGTATTTAGAGATCTGGTCGCCTCCATTTGTCAGGAACCAACAGTTGGTGATGCCATCAGAAAAATGGACCATTACTTGTATCTGCACGCCAGTGGCATACATGTAACACAGGAATCTCGGGGAGAAAATATTCGAATTCACATTAAATTTGATTTCAATACACCCTTCGGCACAGATCAACTACTGCAATTCAGTGTTGGCCGTTTGATTCATCTAATAGAAACATTGATGAATGGTGATCCATACCGATTCGGAATATTTTTGCAGCAATCTATTCCTGCAGGAACCATTATCCCCGACAAACCACCTTTCTCTCAGATACAGTTTTCTGGCCCTTTTGACGGCATGCAAATAAGCGCAAAAGCTTTGGCTCAAAAACCAAATGTCGATAAAAATGCTTTGCAAGTACATTTCAACGAATACCTGCAATACTTGAAAGAACGCTACCCAAACAACCTGCAGAATCAAACGAAGGAAATCATAGGCCGGTTACTGCCCTCTGGAGATTGCAGCATTGAGAAAGTAGCAGTAAATCTGGATTTACACCCCAGAAACCTGCAAAGAAAATTACAAAAAGAAAACACCAGCTACGGGGCGCTATTAAAAGAAACACGCCAAACAATTGCAGAACAATATCTACACTATGGACAAATCCCGATTACCGACCTGGCGCTAAATCTTGGTTACGCAGAAGTTTCGGTATTCAGTCGCCACTTTAAAGCCTGGACAGGGTATTCACCCAGAGAATGGCGGCATAAGCAGTCACCGCCAAATAACGAGCAATAG